A region from the Triticum aestivum cultivar Chinese Spring chromosome 3D, IWGSC CS RefSeq v2.1, whole genome shotgun sequence genome encodes:
- the LOC123078554 gene encoding fibrous sheath CABYR-binding protein produces MLSSPEIGPPSENKPMISPPPFPSVPPPQETPQPTTADPLEPAQSDHAESTPPPHPGVTATSPEAYESTVSAPAHIDGKKREAGRPPSLSASPALEATKLEQHASPLPPPAAEAFPEAATTEASPSPSHQIVAASVAETPSPPTPSSPPASTAGALSDGSLADSAAMVSEEAGRLPAALESMDANLPTAPAPLTLPLKSEPEGLLPQQHRRPPWPTVLPGCENFEHSQPPSPRPPQVEAAHGLPDAAQTNAIAVTSEEPGAPSACKSDSEGSFEVAMHIPLSSPTEAEPCSPDVAPPGFEKFKFSWPPLPPPNLSVETAHSLLNPAVPEGVANPVPVLETMDTKAVAALNLPLPSSESGAEEPLWQPLLRSPSTITQAEPCSPDMPPPGFENFKLSCMPLSNENTYASSDVIATKAVAVTPEEAVLPVPTLEAIDVETDSACNLLPPLGSKLEGLLKQPLLRSTTPVAESPPCSPQIAPPGFESFRSSWQPLSTPPSGTAFIMPDAAVMPLPVTLEEAAGSPPALEAMDVDMNAIHPLTVPLESGVEGSLQEPQPRPPSPISQDVPSSPDMAPPGFENFKSSQLLLPSPVFSQTAYTLHDSTTTIAEYVLEEAAQLSPALETIDVKMETSPESGAEGSLPQQMHWRPSPKENSTACSPEMVPSGHENLQPLPYPAFLPQAQTPDVVATGAVIGALDQMHHPAPVLGTIEEGTSPILSPPLESGSLPQLEPQMNSVTAHVVDTPMHVPATDCVAVNSEGTVLPLPALQAMVTNMDSATTSLPRFENGAEGSLPQLRQQSSSPNVQAAPCSLDAVELLPPPPPPFVNKEVGQMVCGSCRELIAYPRGAVHVQCAACRTVNLVVEAHEVGNVHCGRCEILLMYPFGAPAVKCSLCLFVTEIGERNVRPRISVEQVTPHQQELANQV; encoded by the exons ATGCTTAGCTCACCGGAGATAGGGCCACCGTCGGAGAACAAGCCGATGATTTCACCACCACCATTCCCTTCCGTACCACCTCCCCAAGAAACCCCCCAACCTACCACCGCAGATCCGCTGGAGCCAGCCCAATCTGATCACGCCGAGTCGACTCCACCGCCGCATCCAGGCGTCACCGCGACGTCTCCGGAAGCTTACGAATCTACGGTGTCGGCGCCGGCGCATATTGACGGAAAAAAGCGAGAGGCGGGCAGGCCGCCTTCGCTCTCCGCCTCACCTGCTCTCGAAGCCACCAAACTGGAGCAGCACGCTTCGCCTTTGCCGCCGCCAGCGGCCGAGGCTTTCCCCGAGGCAGCGACCACGGAGGCATCGCCTTCTCCCTCGCACCAAATCGTGGCGGCCTCGGTGGCGGAAACTCCATCGCCGCCAACCCCATCTAGTCCTCCAGCTTCGACCGCAGGCGCCCTGTCGGATGGGTCACTCGCTGATTCGGCCGCAATGGTGTCCGAGGAAGCCGGCCGGCTACCCGCTGCGCTCGAATCGATGGACGCCAACCTGCCCACTGCTCCTGCACCGCTGACGCTACCATTGAAGAGTGAACCAGAGGGGTTGTTGCCACAACAGCATCGGCGACCACCTTGGCCTACGGTGCTTCCAGGGTGTGAAAATTTCGAGCACTCACAGCCGCCTTCTCCTCGTCCTCCCCAGGTTGAAGCTGCACATGGCTTGCCAGATGCGGCCCAGACCAATGCAATTGCAGTGACCTCGGAAGAGCCTGGCGCGCCGTCAGCATGTAAGAGTGACTCTGAGGGGTCATTTGAAGTAGCAATGCATATACCACTTTCTTCCCCAACGGAGGCTGAACCCTGTTCGCCGGACGTGgcgcctcccgggtttgagaaattTAAATTTTCATGGCCGCCACTACCCCCTCCCAACCTGTCAGTCGAAACTGCACACTCATTGCTAAATCCGGCTGTGCCGGAGGGGGTGGCTAATCCAGTGCCTGTATTGGAGACTATGGACACAAAAGCAGTCGCTGCACTTAACCTGCCACTGCCATCATCGGAGAGTGGGGCAGAGGAGCCATTGTGGCAGCCACTGCTGAGATCACCTTCTACCATCACACAAGCTGAGCCCTGCTCACCAGATATGCCACCTCCTGGGTTTGAGAATTTCAAGTTGTCATGCATGCCACTATCCAATGAAAACACATATGCCTCGTCCGATGTGATCGCCACCAAGGCAGTGGCAGTGACACCTGAGGAGGCGGTGTTACCAGTGCCAACATTGGAGGCAATAGATGTCGAGACAGACAGTGCGTGCAACTTGCTGCCACCATTGGGGAGCAAGTTGGAAGGGTTATTGAAACAGCCATTATTGAGATCAACTACTCCAGTTGCAGAGTCTCCTCCTTGTTCACCGCAGATTGCACCGCCCGGGTTTGAGAGTTTTAGATCGTCATGGCAACCATTATCCACGCCTCCGTCTGGGACTGCATTTATCATGCCAGATGCTGCTGTGATGCCATTGCCCGTGACATTGGAGGAAGCAGCTGGATCACCACCTGCATTGGAGGCAATGGATGTGGACATGAATGCCATACATCCACTAACGGTACCTTTAGAGAGTGGAGTGGAAGGATCGCTGCAAGAGCCACAGCCAAGACCACCTTCTCCTATTTCGCAAGATGTGCCCAGTTCGCCAGATATGGCACCTCCAGGGTTTGAGAATTTTAAGTCATCACAGCTACTGCTACCATCTCCAGTCTTCTCACAGACTGCATACACCTTACACGATTCCACCACCACTATAGCTGAATATGTGTTGGAGGAAGCAGCTCAGCTATCACCTGCATTAGAAACAATTGATGTGAAAATGGAGACATCGCCGGAGAGTGGAGCAGAGGGGTCATTACCACAACAAATGCACTGGCGGCCATCTCCTAAGGAGAACAGTACTGCTTGTTCACCAGAGATGGTGCCTTCAGGGCATGAGAACTTGCAGCCTTTGCCATATCCTGCTTTTCTTCCTCAGGCTCAGACCCCAGATGTGGTTGCCACTGGGGCAGTCATAGGGGCATTGGACCAAATGCATCATCCAGCGCCTGTACTGGGGACAATTGAAGAGGGCACATCACCCATTCTGTCACCACCGTTGGAGAGCGGGTCATTGCCACAGCTAGAGCCACAGATGAATTCTGTTACAGCACATGTTGTGGACACCCCGATGCATGTACCTGCCACAGATTGTGTTGCAGTTAACTCAGAGGGAACAGTTCTGCCACTGCCTGCATTGCAGGCGATGGTTACAAACATGGACAGTGCAACTACATCGCTCCCGCGATTTGAGAATGGAGCAGAGGGGTCATTGCCCCAGCTAAGGCAGCAGTCATCTTCTCCAAATGTTCAGGCCGCACCTTGTTCATTGGACGCGGTGGAACTTCTGCCACCACCCCCACCTCCTTTCGTTAACAAAG AAGTAGGTCAAATGGTGTGTGGAAGCTGCCGTGAACTTATTGCTTATCCTAGAGGTGCTGTTCATGTACAGTGTGCTGCCTGTCGGACAGTAAACCTAGTAGTGGAAG CACATGAAGTTGGGAATGTACACTGTGGACGATGTGAGATATTGCTGATGTATCCTTTTGGGGCTCCTGCTGTTAAATGTTCTTTGTGTCTTTTTGTCACTGAAATTGGA GAGCGAAACGTTCGTCCTCGGATATCAGTCGAGCAGGTTACACCTCACCAACAAGAGCTGGCTAACCAGGTCTAG